Genomic segment of Eretmochelys imbricata isolate rEreImb1 chromosome 24, rEreImb1.hap1, whole genome shotgun sequence:
CTGGGAGAGTGAAACCCTCAGGTATCAACAGCTCCAAAATCCACTAAGTCAGATCCATCATTATAGAAGTAAAACTGTAGTGGAGCCAACAGAACACAGAACTAGCTCAAATAGTCCAGGCATGGCTCaaagccaagaaggccaaagtaTATCCCCAACGACCCTCTTAGGAAGACCAGTAAATAGCCATCCAGCCTAAGCATTCAAGAATCCCCAAGGTTTCTAGTAGTTCTGTCCTGCCAGCTGTTCTAGGAGACTAATTTTTGCTGGTCACTTAAGAGGCATTTCATTATACTTAGCAAACCCACTCCCTGCAAGCACTTCAGGCACATACTAGACAGATTGAGACTCTTCTGAAGTGCCACTCAAGATAAAATTCTGGATCAGAGGTATTGCATGCATTGATATACATTCCCTGTCCTGAAGAATCTCTCGTTCAAGACAGACAAGAGCAAGACAAAACAGGTAAGGGGGTTATGATGACATGGAAAAATATATTAGCTGCCTGGGTGTTTTAAAGTACAAATTGCTGCTTACCTTCTGTAAGCCTTGCCTTTCCTCCGGTGGGCTGGCACAGCACAGTTGAGCAGCCAACACACAGAACTACAGTCTGAGCATGGCTGAATACAGTGGTGATTTTATAGCAACCTGAAACAAAGGAAAAGTTTGAGGTGAGCCTATTTCTCTACAAGAGAAGTGGGGCGGTGTTATTTCCACTGTTGGAGCAAAAGACAAAGCTGGCATGTTATTGAgactattttgacattttcagcgGGCAAATGAAACTTTAATCTGCTGGAGAAAGAAGGGGACTAAGGGCGACAGTGAAAAATGTTCAAACAGTTTGCATTGCTCTGGCCATAGTGGGGCTTTAAAGGGGTCTCAAAAGCAAGCGTTTTAAGTTTGCATTTTAAAGGTAGGTACAGTAGACTGAAGAACCTGGTCCCGGTGGGGAATGATCAGTTGTCCGCTAGCTACAATAATGAATTCAGCTAACATCAGACAACTAAATTGAGACAAGATAATCCCAGGGCATCCCCTGGGCAGGGTACTAGTCAACACACATTAAGGGTACTCCTCCCACATGGGGTCTAGCCCAGTGATAGTCTATTATTGTTTGTCAAAGTataatcaaggtccagacttcagagaaaatttAGCAAAAGGTAAGATTCCAGGATCCCTTTAAAAGcacctggtggtccagatttggcctgcaGTCCGCCTACCGAGAACCCCGGTGTACCCCCTGCACAGCTCGAggagaaaacatgccttacaatgCTGCACAGGTGCAAGCTTTCCGTTTGATTTCTGGAGTAGGACAACTTCTGCCACGACCAACTCTTACGGGCCCAGGGTCAGGAAATGTTGACTACATGGGCTACcgagtttcagaggggtagccagcCGCGTTAGTCTCTACCAGCAAAaacgaggcgtccttgtggcaccttagagaccaacacgtttatttgggcacaagctttcgtgggctaccaAGCTACCTTCGGGCTCCTGCCTGGGAGCTCAGCGGGACGCCCACGGCCGGCTGCCAGCAGGTGGGACGCAGCCTGGGGGAGCCCTTCCCCAAGTGCCCTGAGCGGGAGCTGGGGGGCCAGGCCGGGGCCTCACCTGGACACTTCACGTCCATGAAATAGGAGTTCGGACTCTGGACCAGACGCTTCTTCTTGTGTTTCCGCTTCTCCTCCTCGGGGGAGGGATGCAGCAGGTCTTTCGCCAGCTGCAAGCCAAGCACAGCGCGTTAGGCCGGCCCGGGGGACGGCGGGGgtagccccccccaccccggcccccctCCGGAGGGGCGCCCCCCTCCCGGCCTGCCCCCCCGCCGCCATCTTggtccctcccccccgccgccatCTCCCCGCTCCGGGCCCGGCTCCCGCTACCCGGCCCGGGCCCCCATCGCCGCCCCCGGACCCCGCCCCCCGCCGGCAGAGCCCGGCCAGCGGAGCGGGGCCGCCCCGGGCGAGGGGGCGGCTCCCGGGCCCGGCCCCCCACGGGCCGCTCGGCCGCACTCACAGGCATGTTCGCGTGGAGGCAGCCGGGGCCGAAAAGGAGCTAGAGCGGAAACCGGGGCCGCTATATCCGCTCCGGGGTTCCCCGCACGGGCGGAAGTGAGCACTTGGCACGGCCCTGCTGCCATGTTGGAAAGGTCGAAGCTGCCACCCAATGCGCAAGAAGAGTTGGGTGCTGTCGCCATTTTGAGAAGGTCGTTCAGGCCAACACAGTGCTCCGACTACCGGAAGCGCCGCCATGTTGGAAAGGTCTTTGCCTTCAACCAGAAGAAATACTGTAGTCGGAAGTAGCGGCCATGTTAAGAGGGTCAATCTTTTCTCCAGGCGCTGAGGAAGCGGGAAAGGACGCCATCTTGGGAAGGTCCTTGGGGACCCAGGCCGGTGGGATGAGCCGTGAGATCCTTCCCCACAGGCCCCATGCTGCTGAGGTGCCCCGGGATTGGCCCTGTTCCGCGGTCCCGCATGACATCATCATGGGTGCCACGGTGACGGGAGCAGGCGGCGGGAGGAGGCGCGAGGTGCTGTCATTCGAGGGCCTGGGACGATGAGGTCCTAGCGCCGGGGGCCCCGCGACGACGAATGGGCCCCAGTGTTGTTCATTCCGGTCACCCTCCGAACCCCAGCAGGGCCTCGAGCGGAGCCGGGCTCCTCCGCCGCGCCCCGCCGACACGCGGGCTGCCCCGCGGCCCCGACCGCCCCAGGCTTTGGGACCCTCCCGGGCGACAGGCACGGAAGTGACCCTCGTCGATGCACCCGTGGATGTGGGAGGAGCTTAACGGTGGCCTCCGTCGGCGGGGCAAGTCCGAGAGCGGCAGGGCACTTAGGCGAGTCTGCGCGAACGCTAGAAAAGGCCTCAAAGGCCCCTGCTCTCTAATCTCCAGCAGCACGGAGCAGCTCCAGTGCGGGGCTCCTCTGCAGCTGGAAGCCTGCGGGGCCACAGGCATGAGGTGCGGGCCCCGCACATCTGGATTTCTTGCTTCCCTTGGAACCTGGGCTTCCGCCTCAGAGAGGTTTGCAGACAACCAGGGCAGAGAGGGAACAACAGCGGGCCGAGAGCGAGGTACCCTGTGGTTTGGTCACTGGAGGGCAGTGCCGGCGAGTGGTGCTTGTTGCCCAGCTGGAATGCACGGAGGCCTTTCTGCCGCTTCCTTCCTGCACACCCCGGGAGAAAAATTCACCCTCTTTGGCATGGAGCCAGACCTAGCCACCCCATTTGCCGGCGCGTTCAAGGGAGGACCTTTCTGATGACACAGATAAAGGGACAAGCTGCAGGATTAGGATTTATGTGGTGTCAGCAAACCATGA
This window contains:
- the RPS27 gene encoding small ribosomal subunit protein eS27 — protein: MPLAKDLLHPSPEEEKRKHKKKRLVQSPNSYFMDVKCPGCYKITTVFSHAQTVVLCVGCSTVLCQPTGGKARLTEGCSFRRKQH